Part of the Clostridia bacterium genome, CCTCCACCAACAACCATAGCCACTTCTACATGATGAGCCAAAATTTCTTTAACTTGTCGAGAAATTGAATTTAAAATTTGTTGTTCAATACCAAATTTTTGTTTGCCGGCCAGTGCTTCTCCACTTAACTTAATAATAACCCGCTTATATTTTGCCTGAGCCATCTTTTTATGTCTCCTCCCCTTTTAAATTCTACACCACTTTAAAAAAACCTTTTAACTTTTGAATTTTAATAAAGAGAACAGCAGCTGTCCTCTTCATTAAAACTATTTATTTAATTGTGCTTGCACCTCAGCGGCAAAATCTTCTTCCTTTTTGGCTAACCCTTCGCCAACCTCATAGCGGACAAAACGTCTAACTTTAATATTTTCCCCGATCTTAGCAATCTGTTCAACAATCAAATCATTTACCGTAATTTCCGGTTCACGAATATAGGGCTGTTCTAATAAACATACAGTTTCATAGTACTTACGCATTCTACCTTCAACCATTTTTTCTACGATTTTTTCCGGTTTGCCTTCATTTAAAGCTTGGGTACGCAAAATTGCCCTTTCGTTTTCCAAAACCTCCCCCGGAATATCTTCCCTCTGCACATATTCTGGACGAGAAGCGGCAATTTGCATAGCAATATTTTTAGCCAAATCCTTAAAAGCAGGTGTTTTTGCTACAAAATCGGTTTCACAGTTTAGTTCCAAAAGCACCCCAATTCTGCCGCCATGAATATAGGCTTCAATTATTCCTTCTGAGGAAATGCGTCCAGCCCTTTTAGCAGCATCTGCCAAACCTTTTTCCCGCAAAAAAGCTATTGCTTCATCTAAATTTCCATCTTTTTCCGCAAGAGCCTTTTTACAATCTAAGACACCAGCCCCAGTACGCTCCCTTAATTCCTTAATTTTTTCCATTGTACTCATCAGTTTCGCCTCCTTTACATAACTTATTATTTCCGAAAAATCAAAAATAAAAAGGGGTTAAGGGGGCAATTACCCCTGCACCCCTTACTCCACTTGCTGAACTTCCTCTGCGGCAACTACTTCCTCGTCAACTACACCCTGTTTAGCCTCCAAAACAGCCTCAGCCATTTTATAGGCAATTAATTTTACAGCTCTAATAGCATCATCATTCCCAGGAATAATATAATCAATTTTATCAGGATCACAATTAGTATCCACAATGGCGACAATAGGAATTTCCAAACGGCGTGCTTCAGCTACGGCAATATGTTCTTTACGGGGATCGACTACAAATAAAGCACCGGGTAAACCGGGCATATCTTTAATCCCACCCAAAAACTTCTGTAATTTTTCTCTTTCGGCGACCAAACCAGCTACTTCTTTTTTAGGTAGTACCGCAAAAATTCCTTTTTCCTCCATTTCCTCAAGTTCCTTTAATCGCTTAATTCTTTGCTTAATGGTTTGATAATTAGTAAGTGTACCCCCGAGCCAGCGTTGATTTACATAAAACATACCACAGCGTTCGGCCTCTTCTTTAACTGTTTCTTGAGCTTGTTTTTTTGTCCCCACAAAAAGAATATGTTTACCATCAGCAACTAAATCCCTTACAAACTCATAAGCTATTTCAATCATTTTTACGGTTTTTTGTAAGTCAATAATATAAATACCGTTGCGTTCCGTAAAAATGTAAGGTTCCATTTTGGGATTCCACCTTCTAGTTTGATGTCCAAAATGCACACCTGCCTCTAATAACTGTTTCATGGTAATCACAGACATTACTACACCTCCCTCCCCTTGGTTTTACCTCCGCTATCTTCATTTTTATTTCAAACCAAAATTGGCACCCTGAAATAAATCCAATAGCGTGTGTATTTACACCTTTGTTAGTATAACATAAAAACAACCCAACAAACAACATTTTATTTTTGTTGGGCCGTTTTTTTCCCTAAATTTAACCTTAGGGAAATTTCCCCCTTAGTCATATTTAATTGTTCGGCAATTTCGGTAACAGATTTACCTTTTTCCCAGAGATTAAAGATTTTAGCAGTAATTGGGTTATTTACCTCCTGTTTTGACTGTGGAAATAAAACCATTTGTGAAGAACCGGATTTTTCCTTCAAGACCCTGACTAAATCTTTACCCTCAGCAAGTTTTGCCTCGAATTGATCCAAATATTGTTTAACCATAAATGAGTTTTCGGTTAATAATTGTTCTAATTCTTCTTTTAAGGTTAAATACTCAGTCTTTAGAGATTTCAATTCACTGAATTTTAAAAGAATGATAATTAAAAAAACACTATTTAAATAGACAGTAATTAAATTAAAAACCGTTATTCGCAAATAAATCCCCCCACCAGATCTTTAGATTTTAAGATCAAGATGTTTCCCTTTTGGCGAATTATCCCTTTTCTTTTTTTGCCTATCACCTTGTCCCTCTTTTTTGGGAGCATCCTCCCGAACCTTTTTTTGTTCCGCTCCTTTGGTCTCTTTCACCATGCGGGTCTGTTTATGTAAATTTTCCCGAACAGCCTCTCCAACAATTTGTTTATCTGTCTGCTGTTGATCTTGAACAGTCCTTTGGATTCTTTCTACTTCACCCGCACGCGGCACCAACACTTGTAAATCAACAGATTTCAGTGTCACATAGAAAACCCCCTAATTTCATAATCCTCCAAACGAAAAACGGAACGCCGTTTTTCCTCATCTATATGTAAGGTATGTTTACCCATATTTAAAACAACCCCACAATAGATGGTTTCCAAAACCTTAACTCGTGCTTCTTTTAAATCACCAAAACAAGATTCTAAATCATTTTTTCTTTCCTGTAATTCCGAGAGCTCCAACTTATTTTTATTTTGCGTCTGTAAAACTTGTGAATGTAATATTTGTTTTTGCCGTGAATAATTACCCTCTTGCTTCATTTTTTCTAGAGTATTAATAATCTTTATGTTTTTCTCCATATCTTTACTTAAATACGTCATTTGGGTACAAACAGCTTTATATTCATCGATCAAATCCGGAGCATAACCAACTTCCAAAATAGTAGTGGTACCCATGGGAGCCCCTATATTTTTTGCTGATACTTCTTTTCCCGCTGTAATACGTCCCCCGGCAATTAATCCCCTCCGACCAGCTACTTCAATTTTTTCTACGGCCTTAACAGTACTATGTAAAATAGCCTCACCAACAAAAATACTAGCCTGACTATAAGTTTCCGCATTTTCTATATAACGTGTATAAATATTTCCTTTTACGTCAGCCTTACCTTGAACAATACCTTTTCTAATCTGTAAATTCCCCCCGGCAATTACAGTACCCCCCAAATTCCCATAAATCTCTACATCACCTTCAGCTTCTACCATAAATGTATTAAGTACACTTCCCCTAACAATGACATTCCCGGGA contains:
- the tsf gene encoding translation elongation factor Ts, giving the protein MMSTMEKIKELRERTGAGVLDCKKALAEKDGNLDEAIAFLREKGLADAAKRAGRISSEGIIEAYIHGGRIGVLLELNCETDFVAKTPAFKDLAKNIAMQIAASRPEYVQREDIPGEVLENERAILRTQALNEGKPEKIVEKMVEGRMRKYYETVCLLEQPYIREPEITVNDLIVEQIAKIGENIKVRRFVRYEVGEGLAKKEEDFAAEVQAQLNK
- the rpsB gene encoding 30S ribosomal protein S2 is translated as MSVITMKQLLEAGVHFGHQTRRWNPKMEPYIFTERNGIYIIDLQKTVKMIEIAYEFVRDLVADGKHILFVGTKKQAQETVKEEAERCGMFYVNQRWLGGTLTNYQTIKQRIKRLKELEEMEEKGIFAVLPKKEVAGLVAEREKLQKFLGGIKDMPGLPGALFVVDPRKEHIAVAEARRLEIPIVAIVDTNCDPDKIDYIIPGNDDAIRAVKLIAYKMAEAVLEAKQGVVDEEVVAAEEVQQVE
- a CDS encoding DUF342 domain-containing protein is translated as PGNVIVRGSVLNTFMVEAEGDVEIYGNLGGTVIAGGNLQIRKGIVQGKADVKGNIYTRYIENAETYSQASIFVGEAILHSTVKAVEKIEVAGRRGLIAGGRITAGKEVSAKNIGAPMGTTTILEVGYAPDLIDEYKAVCTQMTYLSKDMEKNIKIINTLEKMKQEGNYSRQKQILHSQVLQTQNKNKLELSELQERKNDLESCFGDLKEARVKVLETIYCGVVLNMGKHTLHIDEEKRRSVFRLEDYEIRGFSM